Proteins encoded by one window of Neochlamydia sp. AcF84:
- a CDS encoding OmpH family outer membrane protein: MKKLSKTILQAASVSFALVALCPAAVEASTVKADQGIKMRLVNFKTCVEKSKLGKQEQANFEALKKQMETMLGEKEKTLNEMADKLNDPDYLDSLSPEAETELKRKFRTLSQEASQQQSQYYQAIQQANYKILDKLADVITQASETVAKKYGYHMVMNEEGAYYYDKELDISDDIVSVMDELFDKEAKEPKTPAGSNQ, encoded by the coding sequence ATGAAAAAATTATCTAAAACAATCCTGCAAGCAGCCAGCGTAAGTTTCGCTTTAGTGGCCCTATGTCCAGCGGCAGTAGAAGCCTCTACAGTTAAAGCTGATCAAGGAATTAAAATGCGCCTGGTGAACTTTAAGACTTGCGTAGAGAAATCTAAACTAGGCAAACAAGAACAAGCCAACTTCGAAGCGCTCAAAAAGCAAATGGAAACCATGCTAGGCGAAAAAGAAAAAACATTGAATGAGATGGCCGATAAGCTTAATGATCCTGACTATCTTGACAGCCTCTCCCCTGAAGCAGAAACCGAACTTAAGCGTAAATTTAGAACCTTAAGCCAAGAAGCAAGCCAACAGCAGTCGCAATATTATCAAGCAATACAACAAGCTAATTATAAAATATTGGATAAGCTCGCTGATGTGATTACTCAAGCATCCGAAACTGTTGCTAAAAAGTATGGCTACCATATGGTGATGAACGAAGAGGGAGCTTACTATTATGATAAGGAATTAGATATTTCTGATGATATTGTGAGTGTGATGGATGAGCTTTTTGATAAAGAAGCTAAAGAGCCAAAGACACCCGCAGGATCCAATCAATAA